One segment of Sulfobacillus thermosulfidooxidans DSM 9293 DNA contains the following:
- the rlmB gene encoding 23S rRNA (guanosine(2251)-2'-O)-methyltransferase RlmB: protein MKTRPRDRGSFSRRKMAKPANQREGVRKNTGSLEAIAPATANESVIVGRHPVLEALRAGRSLQRLWVQNQLAEGSLKEILGIAREKGVVIHEVPRAKLDELAGDLNHQGVVGLISVAPLATLDDVYALVTARGFDAFLIVLDQIQDPQNLGAIIRVANAAGADAVIMPSRNSAPLTPAVRKASAGATEYVPVAVVSNLAQTIETIKKWGIFVYAADPQGEILYTQANYHGPTAIVIGAEGQGIRPLVKKRCDQTVRLPMVGQVASLNAATACAVLAFEVVRQRQAP from the coding sequence TTGAAGACACGCCCACGGGACCGCGGATCATTTTCGCGGCGGAAAATGGCCAAACCCGCTAATCAACGCGAAGGCGTCCGTAAAAATACCGGGAGTCTGGAAGCTATTGCGCCGGCGACAGCAAATGAGTCTGTCATTGTGGGACGGCATCCAGTTCTTGAAGCGTTGCGCGCGGGGCGTTCCTTGCAACGGTTGTGGGTCCAAAATCAGCTGGCCGAAGGCAGCCTCAAAGAAATTCTCGGGATCGCCCGGGAAAAAGGTGTCGTGATTCATGAAGTGCCGCGGGCTAAATTGGACGAATTGGCTGGGGATCTGAATCATCAAGGAGTGGTGGGATTAATCAGTGTCGCACCGCTTGCGACGTTAGATGATGTGTATGCTTTGGTCACGGCTCGGGGATTTGACGCGTTTTTGATTGTGCTAGATCAAATTCAGGATCCACAAAATTTGGGAGCTATTATTCGTGTGGCCAATGCCGCTGGAGCGGATGCGGTGATTATGCCGAGCCGTAATAGCGCACCATTGACGCCTGCCGTGCGTAAAGCCTCAGCCGGGGCTACCGAATATGTTCCTGTGGCCGTTGTGTCCAACTTGGCGCAAACCATTGAGACCATCAAAAAGTGGGGAATCTTTGTTTATGCTGCGGATCCCCAAGGTGAGATCTTGTACACCCAGGCGAATTATCATGGTCCCACCGCGATCGTAATCGGAGCCGAAGGGCAAGGGATTCGCCCCTTAGTGAAAAAACGCTGTGATCAAACCGTGAGATTGCCCATGGTGGGCCAAGTGGCCTCGTTGAATGCGGCCACCGCATGCGCGGTCTTGGCTTTCGAAGTGGTACGACAGCGACAAGCACCCTAA
- a CDS encoding AAA family ATPase, translated as MEQEIVTKNSKPSALTAGDGPIPIGAVQSEHVERISTGIAEVDRVLGGGMVPNGYFLLGGDPGIGKSTLLLQIASFVSRTGPVLYITAEESQGQTRIRAQRLGDLPDRLYIMAEGNIERIEQAIRAQKWQLVVVDSLQTVYDPEIESAPGSVGQVRGIAARLMRLAKEVCPIFLVGHVNKEGSKRPAA; from the coding sequence ATGGAACAAGAGATTGTCACCAAAAATTCTAAACCGTCGGCCCTTACTGCTGGGGACGGCCCCATCCCTATCGGGGCCGTGCAGTCTGAGCATGTTGAACGGATCTCTACGGGCATTGCTGAAGTCGATCGGGTGTTAGGGGGAGGCATGGTTCCCAACGGATATTTCTTGCTCGGGGGCGATCCTGGCATTGGTAAATCGACCTTGTTGCTTCAAATCGCCTCATTTGTGAGTCGCACGGGACCGGTCCTCTATATTACGGCAGAAGAATCTCAAGGTCAGACCCGCATTCGTGCCCAGCGTCTGGGGGATTTGCCTGATCGTCTTTATATTATGGCCGAAGGGAATATCGAGCGTATCGAACAGGCAATCCGGGCGCAGAAATGGCAATTGGTGGTCGTAGATTCGTTACAAACCGTTTATGATCCCGAGATCGAGTCCGCTCCTGGCAGTGTGGGACAAGTTCGGGGGATTGCCGCTCGCTTAATGCGATTGGCTAAAGAAGTCTGTCCCATTTTCTTAGTGGGACATGTGAATAAAGAAGGGTCAAAGCGGCCCGCGGCTTAA
- the disA gene encoding DNA integrity scanning diadenylate cyclase DisA, which produces MMDDPLLEVLSRIAPGTALREAIDNIIRARTGALIIIGGEPEIDEDCEGGFRLDVPFHHEFVYELAKMDGAILLDQDIHRIRKANVELIPKKYATSAETGMRHRTAERIAKTRNATVIAVSERRSIVTIYKGQSRYVLHDLSYILTKATSALASLSRYDRLFRSAVRRLAESEAEEAVPLVDVIEALRRGYIALSIRQEINRYVVELGRDGHLIDLQLEEYPDIFRDWIGIWKDYQAENMPVPNPVILDAASWSQEMWANRLGYDQLDYRIEPRGYRLLHTIRLPDDVIEILMQEYRTLSEMRQASLDDFSQISGIGSQRARTIWAALHETYSDANF; this is translated from the coding sequence ATGATGGACGATCCGCTTCTGGAAGTGTTATCCCGAATTGCGCCGGGTACGGCTCTTCGGGAAGCGATAGACAATATTATTCGCGCGCGAACGGGTGCATTAATTATTATTGGCGGAGAACCAGAGATTGATGAAGATTGCGAAGGAGGATTTCGCCTCGATGTCCCTTTTCACCATGAATTTGTCTATGAGCTAGCGAAAATGGATGGGGCCATTCTCCTTGACCAAGACATCCATCGAATTCGTAAAGCGAATGTGGAGCTCATCCCCAAAAAATATGCCACATCAGCCGAAACGGGCATGCGTCACCGTACCGCGGAGCGCATAGCTAAAACGCGCAATGCTACGGTCATTGCGGTGTCGGAAAGACGAAGTATTGTCACGATTTACAAAGGACAATCCCGTTATGTTCTGCATGATTTAAGTTATATTTTGACGAAAGCGACGAGTGCCTTGGCCTCTTTAAGCCGGTATGATCGGTTATTTCGGAGCGCGGTGAGGCGCCTTGCCGAAAGTGAGGCCGAAGAAGCTGTTCCCTTAGTCGATGTCATCGAGGCTTTGCGGCGAGGATATATTGCCTTGAGCATTCGTCAAGAAATTAATCGATATGTGGTAGAGTTAGGGCGGGACGGTCATCTTATTGATTTGCAATTAGAAGAGTACCCCGATATTTTCCGCGATTGGATAGGGATTTGGAAAGATTATCAGGCTGAAAATATGCCCGTTCCCAATCCGGTGATACTCGATGCCGCATCATGGTCCCAGGAAATGTGGGCGAATCGTTTAGGTTATGATCAGTTGGACTACCGGATAGAGCCGCGTGGATACCGTCTACTACATACTATTCGACTGCCGGATGATGTCATTGAGATATTAATGCAAGAATATCGTACATTATCCGAAATGCGACAGGCTTCGCTAGACGACTTCAGCCAAATTTCAGGAATCGGATCCCAAAGAGCGCGAACTATCTGGGCTGCACTGCATGAGACATATAGCGATGCAAATTTTTAG
- a CDS encoding N-acetylmuramoyl-L-alanine amidase family protein, translating to MLLNVAHKISGWLAIVGLLGAFLITCYQLPVSPAITPTPIVVIDPGHGGQDPGAIGAQGVYEKNINLSIGLLLSTLLRQRQIHVYMTRTSDRAPSAPPFHNVRDLRYRAYLARQWHATIFVSIHTNAEPSGIAQGPIVYYASGSVSSWELASQVSNALARVTGKVITPRPIRQLVLQEVGVPAINVEVGFLTHSLDTSRLINSQYQSQLAAAIAEGIMQYLNRGQ from the coding sequence ATGCTCTTGAATGTCGCCCACAAAATTTCTGGATGGCTTGCAATTGTCGGCTTGCTGGGAGCGTTCCTCATCACCTGCTATCAACTTCCCGTAAGCCCAGCCATAACTCCCACCCCCATCGTGGTCATTGACCCCGGCCACGGAGGTCAAGATCCTGGAGCCATTGGAGCCCAAGGAGTCTATGAAAAAAATATTAATCTCAGTATAGGTCTTCTCTTATCCACTCTTTTACGCCAGAGACAGATTCATGTGTATATGACCCGGACAAGCGACCGGGCTCCTAGTGCCCCTCCTTTTCATAATGTGCGCGATTTACGGTACCGCGCCTATTTAGCGCGCCAGTGGCATGCCACCATCTTTGTTTCTATTCATACCAACGCCGAACCAAGTGGCATCGCACAAGGTCCAATCGTCTATTACGCTTCTGGATCCGTATCATCATGGGAATTAGCCTCACAGGTCTCCAACGCCTTGGCACGAGTCACGGGCAAAGTCATTACTCCCCGCCCTATTCGGCAACTCGTCCTCCAAGAAGTCGGAGTCCCTGCCATCAATGTTGAGGTGGGTTTCCTGACGCATTCCTTGGACACATCCCGACTTATCAATTCCCAATATCAAAGTCAATTAGCAGCAGCCATTGCGGAAGGGATTATGCAGTATTTAAACCGGGGCCAATAA
- a CDS encoding S16 family serine protease → MVEHLVDVVLMFEGDRQQMFRVLRGIKNRFGSTSELGLFAMEGEGLVGVEDPSRLLLEERPVDRPGSIVVAAFEGTRPLMVEVQALLVRSFGTPRRVVSGMDPHRVALVLAVIERHLGIKMSEMDAYFKVTGGISLDDPALDLGVLVAALSSFTGKAVSCEWAVCGEVGLTGEIRRVPRLAERVKEAMGLGFTRVLVPGAVSSVQPGLVTVAATQVSEVVSRLGLELSEE, encoded by the coding sequence GTGGTCGAACATTTGGTGGATGTCGTGTTAATGTTCGAAGGCGACCGTCAACAAATGTTTCGGGTCCTTCGGGGCATCAAAAATCGTTTCGGATCTACGAGTGAACTGGGATTGTTTGCGATGGAAGGTGAGGGATTGGTCGGGGTTGAAGATCCTTCCCGATTACTGCTGGAAGAGAGACCCGTAGACCGCCCTGGGTCCATCGTAGTGGCGGCATTTGAAGGAACACGACCGCTTATGGTGGAAGTGCAAGCTTTGTTGGTGAGAAGTTTTGGGACCCCTAGGCGAGTTGTATCGGGCATGGATCCTCACCGCGTGGCCCTCGTCCTAGCAGTGATCGAACGGCATTTAGGGATAAAGATGTCGGAAATGGATGCCTATTTTAAGGTAACGGGCGGCATATCGCTAGATGACCCGGCGCTGGATTTGGGTGTGCTGGTGGCGGCGTTGTCCTCCTTTACGGGCAAAGCTGTGTCTTGTGAATGGGCAGTATGCGGTGAAGTGGGATTAACCGGGGAAATCCGCCGGGTGCCCCGGTTAGCGGAGCGGGTTAAGGAGGCCATGGGATTAGGTTTTACCCGAGTCTTGGTCCCTGGTGCGGTGTCCTCTGTTCAACCCGGTCTCGTTACGGTAGCAGCAACCCAGGTGAGTGAGGTTGTATCCCGATTAGGGCTCGAATTGTCAGAGGAATAA
- the ispF gene encoding 2-C-methyl-D-erythritol 2,4-cyclodiphosphate synthase, whose product MTNRIGQGIDVHPLVANRPLILGGVHIPFEKGLEGDTDGDVLTHAYMDAILGALAMGDLGTYFHAEDPDVKGASSVALMARVVEMMAHAHYQVISADLTIVAQRPKVAPYIQAIRQNLSRASGCPLDYFSVKATTTDHLGALGREEGILALATVLLAPV is encoded by the coding sequence ATGACTAATCGCATCGGACAAGGCATTGATGTGCACCCCTTAGTGGCTAACCGTCCCTTAATCTTAGGAGGGGTGCATATTCCCTTTGAGAAGGGCCTAGAAGGTGATACGGATGGGGATGTCCTGACCCATGCCTACATGGATGCCATATTGGGCGCTTTAGCAATGGGGGATTTAGGCACGTATTTTCATGCGGAGGATCCGGATGTCAAAGGGGCCTCATCGGTGGCATTAATGGCACGCGTTGTGGAGATGATGGCTCATGCACATTATCAAGTGATTTCGGCTGATTTGACTATCGTGGCCCAGCGTCCCAAAGTAGCGCCCTATATCCAGGCGATTCGCCAAAATTTAAGCCGGGCCAGCGGTTGTCCATTGGATTACTTTTCCGTGAAAGCGACAACCACCGATCATTTGGGAGCCTTGGGTCGTGAAGAAGGCATTTTAGCATTAGCAACCGTCTTATTGGCCCCGGTTTAA
- the cysS gene encoding cysteine--tRNA ligase, which yields MIQIYDSLTRTKRPFVPLHEGEVSIYVCGVTPYAEAHVGHARPAVVWDVIKRHFMRRGYIVRHVQNFTDIDDKIVNQSQSEKVQASQLAAKYMEQYNQLMQQLHVLPPDFAPRVTENIAEIITFIQGLIDRQKAYVVGHDVYFSVNTDENYGQLSGRRIEELYQGVRVEVHEGKHDPADFALWKSAPRDEPGWESPWGYGRPGWHIECSTMASRYLGRQFDLHGGGMDLIFPHHENERAQSQGLYDCEPAQFWVHNGLITQNAVKMSKSLGNGLSLQEIIHNVDPLVLRTYLLSVHYRTPLDFSLQGLEEWGRGLQRIWRLWEEAKDAPAPSEWIDAPWAKRLRTFESNFLSFLDDDFNTARAFAEIFDMVHNAYQGIEQNHRAYALGWARHNLVQANMILDFLPALATDHQGVNDLATRLMAIREQARKNRDYVQADQIRNLLIKAGYYIEDTPTGPRIIFAAENGQTR from the coding sequence ATGATTCAAATTTATGATAGCTTGACCCGAACAAAACGCCCCTTCGTGCCTCTCCATGAAGGTGAGGTGTCGATTTATGTATGTGGGGTAACACCATATGCCGAAGCCCACGTGGGGCATGCTAGGCCTGCTGTCGTCTGGGATGTGATTAAACGGCACTTTATGCGCCGTGGTTATATTGTCCGCCATGTCCAAAATTTTACCGACATTGATGATAAAATTGTCAACCAATCTCAAAGCGAGAAGGTCCAAGCCAGTCAATTGGCCGCGAAATATATGGAACAGTACAATCAATTGATGCAACAATTGCATGTGCTGCCTCCAGATTTTGCTCCCCGGGTAACAGAAAATATTGCGGAAATTATTACGTTCATTCAGGGACTGATTGACCGGCAAAAGGCTTACGTTGTTGGCCATGATGTCTATTTTTCTGTGAATACCGATGAAAACTATGGACAGCTTTCTGGCAGGCGGATAGAAGAACTTTATCAAGGGGTTCGGGTCGAGGTTCATGAAGGAAAACATGATCCCGCAGATTTCGCGCTATGGAAAAGTGCCCCAAGAGACGAACCCGGTTGGGAGAGCCCATGGGGATATGGCCGGCCGGGATGGCACATTGAATGCTCCACCATGGCTTCGCGATATCTCGGTCGTCAATTCGATTTGCATGGCGGCGGCATGGACTTAATTTTTCCCCATCATGAGAATGAACGCGCTCAATCCCAAGGGCTATATGATTGTGAACCGGCACAGTTTTGGGTCCATAATGGGCTGATTACACAAAATGCCGTGAAAATGTCCAAATCCTTAGGTAATGGTCTTAGCCTCCAGGAGATCATTCACAACGTGGATCCTCTGGTGTTACGAACATATTTGCTCAGTGTTCATTACCGGACCCCGTTAGATTTTAGTTTACAAGGACTTGAAGAATGGGGACGAGGACTTCAGCGTATTTGGCGTCTATGGGAGGAGGCTAAAGATGCTCCCGCTCCAAGCGAATGGATTGACGCGCCGTGGGCCAAGCGACTGCGAACATTTGAGTCGAACTTTTTGAGTTTTTTGGATGATGACTTTAATACGGCACGGGCTTTTGCCGAGATTTTTGATATGGTTCACAATGCCTATCAAGGGATTGAACAAAACCACCGGGCTTATGCCTTAGGATGGGCACGTCATAACCTGGTTCAAGCCAACATGATTTTAGATTTTCTGCCGGCCCTTGCTACTGACCATCAGGGTGTGAACGACTTGGCCACACGCTTAATGGCTATTCGCGAGCAAGCCCGGAAAAATCGCGATTATGTCCAGGCGGATCAAATCCGTAATTTACTAATAAAGGCGGGATATTACATTGAAGACACGCCCACGGGACCGCGGATCATTTTCGCGGCGGAAAATGGCCAAACCCGCTAA
- the ispD gene encoding 2-C-methyl-D-erythritol 4-phosphate cytidylyltransferase, whose amino-acid sequence MKSFGILLAAGQSRRMGALGPKLWLMVGGRPAFAWSLWHFAVKGEFDGGVVVARPEDFERIEHWFNQFGLTHWRLTTGSTERYLSVQQGLAALKGLAQDQDVVLIHDAARILVPFAVIDRVRHAAFQQGAAMPALPVTDTVKGVVETPSGVEVIKTIPRSQLRLAQTPQGFHYRMIRQAHEAWQQGVPTDDAEVVEHFGHRVMVVPGDHDNRKLTTPDDLSWFEWRLQQIHD is encoded by the coding sequence GTGAAAAGTTTTGGCATATTGTTGGCGGCAGGCCAAAGTCGCCGCATGGGGGCTTTAGGTCCTAAATTATGGTTAATGGTGGGAGGGCGTCCTGCCTTTGCCTGGAGCCTGTGGCACTTTGCGGTTAAGGGTGAATTTGATGGGGGCGTAGTGGTGGCGCGTCCCGAAGATTTTGAGCGGATTGAGCACTGGTTCAACCAGTTTGGGTTAACACACTGGCGGTTGACGACGGGATCCACAGAACGTTATTTATCCGTACAACAAGGCCTTGCGGCACTTAAAGGGTTAGCCCAAGATCAGGACGTTGTCTTAATTCACGATGCGGCACGGATTTTGGTTCCCTTTGCGGTGATTGACCGGGTACGACATGCTGCATTTCAACAAGGAGCGGCAATGCCCGCACTGCCAGTGACCGATACCGTCAAAGGAGTCGTGGAAACACCCTCGGGAGTTGAAGTGATAAAAACCATTCCCCGGAGTCAATTGCGCCTCGCCCAAACTCCTCAAGGGTTTCACTACCGTATGATTCGTCAAGCTCATGAAGCCTGGCAACAAGGCGTGCCAACGGATGATGCGGAGGTCGTCGAACATTTTGGACACCGGGTCATGGTCGTACCAGGAGATCATGATAACCGCAAACTTACGACGCCGGATGATTTGAGCTGGTTTGAATGGAGGTTACAACAAATCCATGACTAA
- a CDS encoding PIN/TRAM domain-containing protein — protein sequence MGRTVRQILTIFGGVLGIAGVFQNLHALKALPYLNGLGPDRGAILLGIGLIGGGLIAYILGPWLINGASKTMEWGESRLQKTPTQDLLSGSVGLIVGLLIAFLLTSELNGLGLVGVLIRIAISVGFGYVGLRVSIRKKDELMRPQSWLPRVKHRVNDSVKPKILDTSVIIDGRIADICQTGFLEGPLVIPGFVLEELRHIADSADVLKRNRGRRGLDILNHIQKELKTQVQVYERDVDPSLEVDSKLLKLAKILDGKVITNDFNLNKVAELQGVPVLNINELANAVKPVVLPGEEMVVHVIKDGKESGQGIGYLDDGTMIVVDGGRKFIGQTVTVIVTSVLQTAAGRMIFAKLKSALGAVELSEA from the coding sequence ATGGGAAGAACTGTGCGCCAAATTCTCACGATCTTTGGGGGAGTACTCGGGATTGCGGGCGTATTCCAAAATCTTCATGCCTTAAAGGCGCTACCATATCTGAATGGACTAGGACCAGACCGCGGAGCCATTTTACTGGGCATTGGTCTCATTGGAGGCGGTTTGATTGCTTATATTTTGGGCCCTTGGCTGATTAATGGAGCCAGTAAGACAATGGAGTGGGGCGAAAGTCGGTTACAAAAAACGCCCACACAAGATTTATTGTCTGGCTCCGTCGGGTTGATTGTTGGGCTCTTAATTGCGTTTCTTTTAACGTCCGAATTAAATGGACTAGGCCTCGTTGGGGTTTTGATTCGTATTGCGATAAGCGTTGGGTTTGGTTATGTCGGACTTAGGGTATCCATTCGGAAAAAGGACGAACTGATGCGTCCGCAAAGCTGGTTGCCGCGGGTGAAACACCGTGTGAATGACAGCGTGAAACCGAAAATCCTCGACACGTCTGTGATTATTGATGGACGTATCGCAGATATTTGCCAAACCGGATTTCTCGAAGGTCCCTTGGTCATTCCCGGATTTGTCCTTGAAGAATTAAGACATATTGCCGACTCCGCCGATGTCTTAAAGCGTAATCGTGGGCGCCGGGGACTTGATATTCTCAACCACATTCAAAAAGAGTTAAAGACACAGGTACAAGTTTATGAACGTGATGTCGATCCCAGTTTGGAAGTTGACTCTAAACTGCTCAAACTGGCAAAAATCTTGGACGGCAAAGTGATTACGAACGATTTTAATCTCAACAAGGTGGCCGAACTTCAAGGCGTTCCGGTTCTCAACATTAACGAACTCGCCAATGCAGTAAAGCCGGTCGTTTTACCAGGAGAAGAAATGGTTGTGCACGTAATCAAAGACGGAAAAGAGTCGGGCCAAGGTATTGGATATTTGGACGATGGAACGATGATTGTAGTGGATGGGGGCCGTAAGTTTATTGGCCAAACGGTTACGGTGATTGTGACCTCAGTTTTACAAACAGCTGCAGGCCGGATGATATTTGCCAAACTCAAGTCCGCTTTAGGGGCTGTTGAACTGAGTGAAGCGTAA
- a CDS encoding ATP-dependent Clp protease ATP-binding subunit, whose product MFGQFTEKARRVVIHAQDEARRMGHNFVGTEHLLLGLIRETNSLPAKVLQSIGLDLETVRAEVLKATGRGPAIGPNEEVTFTPRAKKVVLELAGQEARALNQNYIGPEHLLLGLIREGEGVAAQVLLAAGADLNKVRHQLLHNAAGGQVPAGGAPEQPQAVNTPTLDLYGRDLTQMAREGKLDPVIGRDKEAERVIQILSRRTKNNPVLIGEPGVGKTAVVEGLAERIVENKVPEILKDRRVVALDLGAMLAGSKYRGEFEDRLKRAMNEIREAKNVILFIDEMHTIVGAGAAEGAIDAANILKPALARGELQAIGATTLDEYRKYVERDPALERRFQPIMVEEPSADEALQILKGLRDRYEAHHRVNITDEALEAAVRLSDRYVSDRFLPDKAIDLIDEAASRVRLKSYVAPPDLKDLAEKLEEIRKEKEAAVQAQEFEKAAQMRDEEQKLREELDRETQEWHSRQGKEAINVTPEDIAHIVSSWTGIPVEKLKGEESERLLKLEDELHARVVGQDEAVKAVSRAIRRARAGLKNPRRPIGSFLFLGPTGVGKSELAKALASSLFGDEEAMVTIDMSEYMERHAVSRLMGAPPGYVGYEEGGQLTEAVRRHPYSVVLLDEIEKAHPEVFNILLQVLEEGRLTEAKGRTVDFRNTVIIMTSNVGADLIKRQNTIGFRRESDDSHYREMKDRLMDEVKHTFRPEFINRVDEIIVFHELSAEQLAEIVGIMLKEVEDRIRQNGYELSVTDAAKLVIAKSGYDPVFGARPLRRAIQRLVEDQLAEDILAGKFAEGAHILVDAEDGQLTFSQIPENDPVMKQS is encoded by the coding sequence ATGTTTGGACAATTTACAGAAAAAGCTCGTCGCGTGGTGATTCATGCGCAAGATGAAGCGCGACGGATGGGCCACAATTTTGTGGGGACGGAACATCTACTTTTGGGTCTCATACGGGAAACCAATTCCTTACCGGCCAAAGTCCTTCAGTCGATAGGGTTGGACTTGGAAACCGTCCGTGCGGAAGTCTTAAAAGCCACCGGACGGGGACCGGCTATTGGCCCCAATGAGGAAGTAACCTTTACGCCACGGGCCAAAAAAGTGGTATTGGAATTAGCCGGGCAAGAAGCGCGGGCTCTAAATCAAAACTATATTGGACCCGAACATCTCTTGCTGGGTTTGATTCGCGAAGGTGAAGGGGTTGCAGCGCAAGTATTATTAGCGGCAGGAGCCGATTTAAATAAAGTGCGTCATCAATTATTGCATAATGCCGCTGGCGGACAAGTTCCCGCTGGAGGAGCTCCCGAACAGCCGCAAGCGGTCAATACCCCGACATTGGATCTCTATGGTCGGGACTTAACCCAAATGGCCCGGGAAGGGAAATTGGATCCGGTTATTGGCCGCGACAAAGAAGCTGAACGGGTGATTCAAATTCTTAGTCGGCGAACCAAGAACAATCCCGTCCTCATTGGAGAACCCGGTGTTGGAAAAACGGCCGTAGTAGAAGGTTTAGCCGAGCGCATTGTGGAAAACAAAGTCCCTGAGATTTTAAAGGACCGCCGTGTCGTGGCGCTGGATTTAGGAGCGATGTTGGCAGGTTCCAAGTATCGAGGAGAATTTGAGGATCGGCTTAAACGAGCGATGAACGAAATACGCGAAGCCAAGAACGTGATTTTGTTCATTGATGAGATGCATACGATTGTGGGCGCTGGAGCAGCCGAAGGCGCGATTGATGCGGCCAACATTTTAAAACCGGCGTTAGCCCGTGGTGAGTTACAGGCCATTGGAGCCACGACGCTAGATGAATATCGCAAATATGTGGAACGGGATCCGGCTCTAGAACGACGATTTCAGCCGATTATGGTGGAAGAGCCGTCAGCGGATGAAGCCTTGCAAATTCTCAAAGGACTCCGTGACCGTTATGAAGCGCATCACCGTGTCAATATTACCGATGAGGCCTTAGAAGCCGCTGTGCGCTTGTCCGACCGTTATGTCTCGGATCGCTTTTTACCGGACAAAGCCATTGACTTAATTGACGAAGCGGCGTCACGGGTCCGGCTCAAAAGCTATGTGGCGCCACCCGATCTGAAAGATCTCGCTGAAAAGTTGGAGGAGATTCGCAAGGAAAAGGAAGCAGCGGTTCAAGCCCAGGAATTTGAAAAAGCGGCTCAAATGCGTGATGAAGAACAAAAGCTGCGAGAAGAGCTTGACCGAGAAACCCAGGAGTGGCATAGCCGTCAAGGGAAAGAAGCGATTAATGTTACCCCGGAGGATATTGCCCATATTGTCTCGTCGTGGACTGGAATTCCGGTAGAAAAACTCAAGGGAGAAGAATCGGAGCGGCTCCTTAAATTAGAGGACGAATTACATGCCCGGGTGGTAGGACAAGACGAAGCGGTGAAAGCCGTGAGTCGTGCCATTCGCCGAGCTCGAGCAGGGTTGAAAAATCCTCGACGTCCCATTGGATCGTTCTTATTCCTCGGCCCAACCGGAGTCGGAAAATCGGAATTGGCCAAAGCCTTGGCGTCCTCACTATTTGGTGATGAAGAGGCGATGGTGACCATCGATATGTCCGAATACATGGAACGTCATGCGGTTTCTCGGTTAATGGGGGCTCCTCCTGGGTATGTGGGTTACGAAGAAGGGGGTCAGCTGACGGAAGCTGTGCGTCGTCACCCGTATTCCGTCGTCTTGTTGGATGAGATTGAAAAGGCACATCCGGAAGTCTTCAACATTTTGTTGCAGGTCCTCGAAGAAGGCCGTTTAACCGAGGCGAAAGGACGTACGGTCGATTTCCGCAATACGGTAATTATCATGACGTCCAATGTTGGTGCGGATTTGATTAAGCGTCAGAACACGATTGGATTCCGCCGAGAATCGGACGACAGTCATTACCGGGAAATGAAAGACCGGTTAATGGATGAAGTCAAGCATACCTTTCGGCCGGAATTTATCAACCGGGTCGATGAAATTATTGTCTTCCATGAATTGTCGGCTGAACAATTGGCAGAAATTGTTGGCATCATGCTCAAAGAAGTGGAAGACCGGATTCGCCAAAACGGTTATGAGCTGTCCGTGACCGATGCCGCCAAGCTGGTGATTGCGAAATCCGGTTATGATCCGGTCTTTGGTGCCCGCCCACTTCGCCGGGCTATCCAGCGACTTGTCGAAGACCAATTAGCTGAGGATATCTTAGCAGGGAAGTTTGCCGAAGGAGCCCATATTTTAGTCGATGCGGAAGATGGGCAATTGACATTTTCCCAGATACCGGAAAATGACCCGGTGATGAAGCAATCATGA